The following proteins are co-located in the Trichormus variabilis 0441 genome:
- a CDS encoding MBL fold metallo-hydrolase: MTNLELSGSQSYLNDESTANLSSLAGKFIVQFWGVRGLIPTPSSNTSRYGGNTACVEMQVAGKRLIFDGGTGLRILGKAWQHLQQPLEAHLFFTNSQSNRIQGFPFFAPAFIAGNCFHIYGGAASNGASIKQSLCDQMLQPHFPYPLQVMQSELQFYHLTPDSELKLDDVTIRTALINQTQRSIGYRVTWQEYSVAYVTDLNMSAEQGEREQVLQIIQDVDLLIANATYTPPTSHEHESAELLWQAAVEMAQKAGVRKLIISHHHPDDHDDFLDQVEKEVQSTFSNASLACEGLVLPVF, translated from the coding sequence ATGACAAATCTTGAGCTGTCAGGTTCCCAAAGCTACCTAAATGATGAGTCTACTGCTAACCTAAGTAGTCTCGCTGGTAAATTTATCGTGCAGTTCTGGGGGGTTAGGGGATTAATTCCCACCCCAAGCAGTAATACTAGCCGTTATGGGGGTAATACTGCTTGTGTAGAAATGCAGGTGGCTGGTAAACGCCTAATTTTTGATGGTGGTACGGGTTTACGGATATTGGGTAAAGCTTGGCAGCACTTACAACAGCCGCTAGAAGCCCATTTATTTTTTACCAATTCTCAATCAAACCGTATCCAAGGGTTTCCCTTCTTTGCTCCTGCATTTATTGCCGGAAATTGCTTTCACATTTACGGTGGGGCTGCATCTAATGGGGCTTCGATTAAACAATCCTTGTGTGATCAAATGCTCCAACCACATTTTCCTTATCCGTTACAGGTAATGCAGTCGGAGTTGCAGTTTTACCACTTGACTCCTGATAGTGAATTGAAGTTAGATGATGTCACTATTAGAACAGCATTAATTAATCAAACCCAGCGTTCAATTGGCTATCGCGTTACATGGCAAGAATATAGCGTCGCCTATGTCACGGATTTAAATATGAGTGCTGAACAAGGTGAAAGAGAACAAGTTTTGCAAATTATTCAAGATGTTGATTTGCTGATTGCTAACGCTACCTATACGCCGCCAACATCTCATGAACATGAGTCGGCTGAGTTACTCTGGCAAGCGGCTGTAGAAATGGCTCAGAAGGCAGGGGTACGCAAGTTAATTATCTCCCACCATCACCCAGACGATCATGATGATTTTCTTGATCAGGTGGAAAAGGAAGTTCAGTCTACCTTTTCTAACGCTTCACTAGCTTGTGAAGGTTTGGTTTTACCGGTTTTTTAA
- a CDS encoding chlorophyll a/b-binding protein translates to MSGFKNPKSTVSESPNAVRFGFTTESESWNGRFAMIGFLSIVLIEAFSGQGFLHFWGIL, encoded by the coding sequence ATGTCTGGTTTCAAAAATCCTAAGTCTACTGTTTCCGAAAGTCCTAATGCTGTGCGTTTTGGTTTCACTACTGAGAGTGAAAGCTGGAATGGTCGCTTTGCAATGATTGGGTTTCTATCTATCGTGTTGATTGAAGCTTTCTCAGGCCAAGGCTTTCTCCATTTTTGGGGCATTTTGTAA
- the psbA gene encoding photosystem II q(b) protein, with protein sequence MTATLQQRKSANVWEQFCEWITSTNNRLYIGWFGVLMIPTLLAATTCFIIAFIAAPPVDIDGIREPVAGSLIYGNNIISGAVVPSSNAIGLHFYPIWEAASLDEWLYNGGPYQLVIFHFLTGVFCYLGREWELSYRLGMRPWICLAFSAPVAAATAVFLIYPIGQGSFSDGMPLGISGTFNFMIVFQAEHNILMHPFHMLGVAGVFGGSLFSAMHGSLVTSSLVRETTENESQNYGYKFGQEEETYNIVAAHGYFGRLIFQYASFNNSRQLHFFLAAWPVIGIWFTALGVSTMAFNLNGFNFNQSIIDSQGRVINTWADIINRANLGMEVMHERNAHNFPLDLAAGEVAPVALTAPAING encoded by the coding sequence ATGACCGCAACCTTACAACAGCGCAAAAGCGCCAACGTATGGGAACAGTTCTGCGAGTGGATTACCAGCACCAACAACCGCCTATACATCGGTTGGTTCGGCGTACTAATGATCCCCACCTTGCTAGCTGCAACCACCTGCTTCATCATCGCCTTCATCGCCGCACCTCCAGTAGACATCGACGGCATCCGTGAACCAGTAGCAGGTTCCTTAATCTACGGAAACAACATCATCTCAGGTGCAGTTGTTCCCTCCTCCAACGCCATCGGTTTGCACTTCTACCCAATTTGGGAAGCAGCATCTCTTGACGAGTGGTTGTACAACGGTGGTCCTTACCAATTGGTAATCTTCCACTTCTTGACCGGCGTATTCTGCTACCTCGGTCGTGAATGGGAACTATCCTACCGCTTAGGAATGCGTCCTTGGATCTGCTTAGCATTCTCCGCTCCCGTAGCAGCAGCAACAGCAGTATTCTTGATCTACCCAATCGGACAAGGTTCCTTCTCCGACGGTATGCCCTTGGGTATCTCCGGCACCTTCAACTTCATGATCGTGTTCCAAGCAGAACACAACATCTTGATGCACCCCTTCCATATGTTAGGTGTAGCAGGTGTATTCGGTGGTAGCTTGTTCTCCGCAATGCACGGTTCCTTGGTAACTTCCTCCTTAGTTCGTGAAACAACTGAGAACGAATCACAAAACTACGGTTACAAATTCGGTCAAGAAGAAGAAACCTACAACATCGTTGCAGCACACGGTTACTTCGGTCGCTTGATCTTCCAATACGCTTCCTTCAACAACAGCCGTCAATTGCACTTCTTCCTAGCTGCATGGCCTGTAATCGGTATTTGGTTTACCGCGTTGGGTGTAAGCACAATGGCGTTCAACTTGAACGGCTTCAACTTCAACCAATCCATCATCGACTCACAAGGTCGTGTAATCAATACCTGGGCTGACATCATCAACCGCGCTAACTTGGGTATGGAAGTAATGCACGAGCGTAACGCTCACAACTTCCCCTTAGACTTGGCTGCTGGTGAAGTTGCTCCTGTTGCTTTAACCGCTCCTGCTATCAACGGTTAA
- a CDS encoding DUF362 domain-containing protein — protein MQNQKPSVSLIRATSYEREALKNSLVTLLEPFGGMAAFVKPGQRVLLKPNLLTGARPTKECTTRAELVYAVAQMVIAAGGKPFLGDSPAFGSAKGVAIANGYQPLIQELNLPIIDFHGKRYETVSENFNHLLLSKEVIEADVVINLPKVKSHAQLTLTLGVKNLFGCVPGKMKAWWHMEAGKDADRFGEMLVETARAINPDLTILDGIIGHEGNGPSGGEPRALGILAAASDIFALDRAMVEILNVPPHQVPTVAASQRLRVCPELADVEFPNLHPDLLKIYDWQLPDKLMPIDFAMPRVIKSTFKHFYIRFIKEPMSAYGKQ, from the coding sequence ATGCAGAACCAAAAACCATCTGTCAGCCTGATCCGGGCTACTTCCTACGAACGGGAAGCGTTAAAGAACTCTCTTGTCACCTTGCTAGAACCTTTTGGGGGGATGGCTGCTTTTGTTAAACCAGGACAACGGGTTTTACTGAAACCTAATTTACTCACGGGTGCGCGTCCCACTAAAGAATGTACCACCCGCGCCGAACTAGTGTATGCTGTTGCCCAAATGGTAATCGCCGCAGGTGGTAAGCCCTTTCTGGGGGATAGTCCAGCTTTTGGTAGTGCTAAGGGTGTAGCGATCGCCAACGGTTATCAGCCACTTATTCAAGAACTCAATCTGCCAATCATCGATTTTCATGGCAAACGTTACGAAACTGTTAGTGAAAACTTTAATCACTTGCTACTGAGTAAAGAAGTCATAGAAGCAGATGTGGTGATTAACTTACCAAAAGTCAAATCCCATGCTCAATTAACTTTAACTTTGGGCGTAAAAAACCTCTTTGGTTGTGTTCCCGGCAAAATGAAAGCATGGTGGCACATGGAAGCTGGGAAGGATGCTGACCGATTTGGGGAAATGTTGGTAGAAACTGCCAGGGCAATTAACCCAGATTTAACTATTTTAGACGGCATTATCGGTCATGAAGGCAATGGCCCCAGTGGCGGCGAACCTCGTGCCTTGGGTATATTGGCAGCCGCATCAGATATATTTGCCCTAGATAGAGCAATGGTAGAAATTCTGAACGTTCCACCCCATCAAGTGCCTACCGTTGCCGCATCCCAAAGGCTAAGGGTTTGCCCAGAACTTGCTGATGTTGAGTTTCCCAACTTACATCCTGATTTATTAAAAATTTATGATTGGCAACTTCCCGATAAGTTGATGCCCATTGATTTTGCTATGCCCCGTGTTATTAAGTCCACTTTTAAACACTTCTATATCCGCTTTATCAAAGAACCCATGAGTGCCTATGGTAAACAGTAA
- a CDS encoding inorganic diphosphatase has protein sequence MDLSRIPAQPKPGVINILIEIAGGSQNKYEFDKDLEAFALDRVLYSSVKYPYDYGFVPNTLADDGDPLDGMVIIDEPTFPGCVIAARPIGFLEMIDGGDRDEKILAVPDKDPRYAHVKSLNDVAPHRLDEIAEFFRSYKNLEKKVTQILGWQDVDQVKALVDKSIKAYK, from the coding sequence GTGGACTTATCCCGTATTCCAGCACAACCCAAACCAGGAGTCATCAATATTCTGATTGAAATTGCTGGTGGTAGTCAAAATAAATACGAATTTGATAAAGACTTGGAAGCCTTTGCTCTAGACCGAGTATTGTATTCTTCGGTTAAGTATCCTTATGATTATGGCTTTGTCCCAAATACCTTAGCTGATGATGGCGATCCCCTGGATGGTATGGTAATTATTGATGAGCCAACCTTTCCTGGTTGTGTCATCGCGGCCAGACCAATTGGCTTTTTGGAAATGATTGACGGTGGCGATCGCGATGAGAAAATTTTGGCAGTACCTGACAAAGACCCCCGCTACGCTCACGTAAAATCTTTGAATGACGTAGCCCCACATCGCTTGGATGAAATAGCTGAGTTTTTCCGTAGTTACAAAAATTTAGAAAAAAAAGTAACTCAAATCCTCGGTTGGCAAGATGTTGATCAAGTGAAAGCTCTAGTTGACAAATCCATTAAAGCTTACAAGTAA
- the panD gene encoding aspartate 1-decarboxylase → MQRTLLLAKIHNCTLTGANINYVGSISIDQILLDKSGILPYEQVQVVNNANGQRFITYAIPAPAHSGIIELNGAAARLGIIGDRVIIMTYGQFTSEELKSYTPTVVIVDEKNRPLEVRRYDDLLSQV, encoded by the coding sequence ATGCAACGTACCCTCCTTTTGGCAAAAATTCATAATTGCACCCTCACTGGGGCGAACATCAATTATGTGGGTAGTATTAGCATCGATCAAATCTTATTGGACAAATCTGGCATCTTGCCTTATGAACAAGTGCAAGTAGTGAATAATGCAAATGGACAACGCTTCATTACTTATGCGATCCCGGCTCCAGCGCATTCGGGAATTATTGAATTAAATGGGGCTGCCGCCCGTCTAGGCATTATAGGCGATCGCGTGATTATAATGACTTACGGGCAGTTTACATCTGAGGAGTTAAAAAGTTACACTCCAACGGTAGTCATTGTAGATGAAAAAAACCGACCTTTAGAAGTGCGGCGCTACGATGACCTGCTCAGTCAGGTCTAA